In Citrus sinensis cultivar Valencia sweet orange chromosome 2, DVS_A1.0, whole genome shotgun sequence, a single genomic region encodes these proteins:
- the LOC102630811 gene encoding uncharacterized protein LOC102630811 isoform X1, with product MAEEVHMPVTESGPRKRKSSKKKGGKGKKKLKVMPGSGERVKINNKMRKLFRKRARAYNSDDDEDESAPEFRGDSSLSVKNQEVEGRGSSDTEREDGMDLDVENEEFSDDEENGEIQPGIANFAEGSRAFKMAFKSILRKSVADDALGPVLSAHKKLVGEKLAEEEAERKVKGEAKKERHLAAEKGHVKPANYLDSCEKFLIGVATKGVVKLFNAVNKAQHAQKGLNPSRSKDEKLLKKRRKETFFSELGKTSVSTADASAKGPNSSGTADGEGPAWAPLRDNYMLTSSKLKDWDKMPQDSTVAADETGRLSEEDGSSDDD from the exons ATGGCTGAGGAAGTACATATGCCGGTTACGGAAAGCGGTCCGAGGAAAAGGAAGTCGAGTAAAAAGAAGGGAGgtaagggaaaaaagaaattgaaggtGATGCCTGGATCAGGAGAGAGGGTTAAGATAAACAACAAAATGAGAAAGCTGTTTCGCAAGAGGGCTAGAGCTTACAattcagatgatgatgaggaCGAGTCAGCCCCTGAGTTTAGAGGTGATAGTTCACTTTCTGTGAAAAATCAGGAAGTGGAAGGCAGGGGTTCATCTGATACTGAAAGGGAAGATGGAATGGATCTAgatgtggaaaatgaagaattttctgatgatgaagaaaatggGGAAATTCAGCCGGGGATTGCCAATTTTGCTGAAGGTTCTAGGGCATTCAAGATGGCATTCAAGAGCATACTAAGGAAAAGTGTAGCTGATGATGCACTT GGTCCAGTATTATCAGCCCACAAGAAGCTTGTTGGGGAGAAGCTTGCCGAAGAGGAAGCTGAACGGAAGGTCAAGGGAGAGGCCAAGAAGGAAAGGCACTTG GCAGCAGAAAAGGGGCATGTGAAGCCTGCTAATTACTTAGACTCATGTGAAAAGTTTCTAATTGGTGTTGCCACAAAAGGAG TTGTCAAGTTGTTTAATGCT GTAAACAAGGCACAACATGCTCAAAAGGGATTGAATCCTTCAAGGTCTAAAGATGAAAAAT TGCTAAAAAAGCGGAGGAAAGAAACATTCTTTTCTGAGTTGGGCAAGACATCAGTTTCCACTGCTGATGCTTCCGCTAAG GGTCCTAATTCTTCAGGTACCGCAGATGGTGAAGGTCCTGCATGGGCTCCATTACGTGATAACTACATGCTAACAAGTTCCAAGTTGAAAGACTGGGATAAAATGCCA CAGGATAGCACAGTAGCAGCCGATGAAACTGGAAGGTTGTCGGAGGAGGATGGTAGTTCTGATGATGATTGA
- the LOC102630811 gene encoding uncharacterized protein LOC102630811 isoform X2 — protein sequence MAEEVHMPVTESGPRKRKSSKKKGGKGKKKLKVMPGSGERVKINNKMRKLFRKRARAYNSDDDEDESAPEFRGDSSLSVKNQEVEGRGSSDTEREDGMDLDVENEEFSDDEENGEIQPGIANFAEGSRAFKMAFKSILRKSVADDALGPVLSAHKKLVGEKLAEEEAERKVKGEAKKERHLAAEKGHVKPANYLDSCEKFLIGVATKGVVKLFNAVNKAQHAQKGLNPSRSKDEKLLKKRRKETFFSELGKTSVSTADASAKGPNSSGTADGEGPAWAPLRDNYMLTSSKLKDWDKMPDSTVAADETGRLSEEDGSSDDD from the exons ATGGCTGAGGAAGTACATATGCCGGTTACGGAAAGCGGTCCGAGGAAAAGGAAGTCGAGTAAAAAGAAGGGAGgtaagggaaaaaagaaattgaaggtGATGCCTGGATCAGGAGAGAGGGTTAAGATAAACAACAAAATGAGAAAGCTGTTTCGCAAGAGGGCTAGAGCTTACAattcagatgatgatgaggaCGAGTCAGCCCCTGAGTTTAGAGGTGATAGTTCACTTTCTGTGAAAAATCAGGAAGTGGAAGGCAGGGGTTCATCTGATACTGAAAGGGAAGATGGAATGGATCTAgatgtggaaaatgaagaattttctgatgatgaagaaaatggGGAAATTCAGCCGGGGATTGCCAATTTTGCTGAAGGTTCTAGGGCATTCAAGATGGCATTCAAGAGCATACTAAGGAAAAGTGTAGCTGATGATGCACTT GGTCCAGTATTATCAGCCCACAAGAAGCTTGTTGGGGAGAAGCTTGCCGAAGAGGAAGCTGAACGGAAGGTCAAGGGAGAGGCCAAGAAGGAAAGGCACTTG GCAGCAGAAAAGGGGCATGTGAAGCCTGCTAATTACTTAGACTCATGTGAAAAGTTTCTAATTGGTGTTGCCACAAAAGGAG TTGTCAAGTTGTTTAATGCT GTAAACAAGGCACAACATGCTCAAAAGGGATTGAATCCTTCAAGGTCTAAAGATGAAAAAT TGCTAAAAAAGCGGAGGAAAGAAACATTCTTTTCTGAGTTGGGCAAGACATCAGTTTCCACTGCTGATGCTTCCGCTAAG GGTCCTAATTCTTCAGGTACCGCAGATGGTGAAGGTCCTGCATGGGCTCCATTACGTGATAACTACATGCTAACAAGTTCCAAGTTGAAAGACTGGGATAAAATGCCA GATAGCACAGTAGCAGCCGATGAAACTGGAAGGTTGTCGGAGGAGGATGGTAGTTCTGATGATGATTGA
- the LOC102606825 gene encoding zinc finger protein CONSTANS-LIKE 9 has product MGYMCDFCGDQRSIVYCRSDAACLCLSCDRNVHLANALSKRHSRTLLCERCNSQPALVRCAEERVSLCQNCDWIGHGTSTSASSHKRQTINCYSGCPSASELSSIWSFVLDFPSGGESACEQELGLMSITDNSIKNSWGPNEDSISQNAAGGGVEANDVCDADKSNVRVGATSVPGINSTTQNLDQIHGSANNPPLPKLCCSATKGLAFCEDDDLYEDFNMDEMDLNFENYEELFGVTLNHSEELLENGGIESLFGTKDMSAADSNCQGAVAAEGSSAGLVNAMQPACSNAASADSIMSTKTEPILCFTAKQGHSSLSFSGLTGDSNAGDYQECDASSMLLMGEPPWCPPCPETSFTSASRSKAVLRYKEKKKTRKFDKRVRYASRKARADVRRRVKGRFVKAGEAYDYDPLTQTETRSY; this is encoded by the exons ATGGGTTACATGTGTGACTTTTGTGGGGATCAGAGGTCTATTGTTTATTGCCGTTCAGATGCAGCATGCTTATGTTTATCATGTGACCGAAACGTTCATTTAGCCAATGCCCTGTCCAAACGCCATTCAAGGACACTTTTATGTGAAAGATGTAATTCCCAACCGGCATTAGTTAGATGTGCTGAAGAAAGGGTTTCCCTTTGTCAGAATTGTGATTGGATTGGTCATGGAACCTCTACATCGGCCTCAAGCCATAAGAGGCAAACAATCAACTGTTATTCTGGCTGCCCGTCAGCTTCTGAGCTGTCTTCAATCTGGTCATTTGTGTTAGATTTTCCATCTGGAGGTGAATCTGCTTGTGAGCAGGAACTGGGTCTGATGAGCATAACTGATAATAGCATAAAGAATTCCTGGGGACCTAATGAGGACTCAATTAGCCAGAATGCAGCTGGAGGTGGTGTTGAGGCCAATGATGTGTGTGATGCAGATAAGTCAAATGTTAGGGTTGGGGCTACATCTGTGCCTGGAATTAACTCTACGACACAGAATCTTGATCAAATCCACGGATCAGCGAATAATCCACCTTTGCCAAAG TTATGCTGTTCTGCTACAAAAGGTCTTGCATTCTGTGAAGATGATGACCTCTATGAGGATTTCAATATGGATGAAATGGATTTGAACTTTGAGAATTATGAAGAACTTTTTGGTGTAACTCTCAATCATTCAGAAGAGCTTCTTGAGAATGGTGGAATTGAAAGTTTGTTTGGGACAAAGGACATGTCTGCTGCTGATTCAAACTGTCAGGGTGCAGTTGCTGCTGAG GGCTCCTCAGCTGGGCTGGTCAATGCAATGCAGCCAGCATGCAGCAATGCAGCATCTGCTGATTCTATAATGAGTACTAAAACTGAACCAATCCTTTGTTTCACGGCGAAGCAAGGACACTCAAGCCTCTCATTTTCTGGCCTTACTGGCGACAGTAATGCTGGTGATTATCAAGAATGCGATGCTTCTTCGATGCTTCTTATGGGTGAACCTCCATGGTGTCCTCCTTGTCCTGAGACATCTTTTACATCAGCAAGCCGTAGTAAAGCTGTCTTGCGTtacaaggaaaagaagaagacaCGCAA GTTTGACAAAAGAGTGCGGTATGCATCTCGCAAAGCAAGGGCAGATGTCAGAAGGCGTGTGAAGGGACGCTTTGTCAAGGCTGGTGAAGCTTACGATTATGACCCTTTGACCCAAACAGAGACGAGAAGCTACTGA